The Candidatus Cloacimonadota bacterium genome includes a region encoding these proteins:
- a CDS encoding S1 RNA-binding domain-containing protein has translation MEKVDEKIEKNEEVTASTEEQNVEKQEAVETKPEEKQETQEAPVEEKKEAAEEPEKEKKEAAEKPVETKETNKEITEDKTEETKKITENKTEETREVAEEKAEMETEEKTETAEEESEDIEFEHMLEESLANIQELEVGDKVTGEIINITDSFIFVTLGGKRDAYAEKADYTDKKGKLKYEVGDKLSGYIVKYSETETLIAKSLLTVNLRVLEEAYEGKIPIRGKVTSLTKGGYNIDVSGIRVFCPLSHIDAKMVVDPQQFIGETFDFQIIDFKDNGRNIVVSRKVILEEELNKKKKETLAKLEVGSVVQGKVTRLTSFGAFVDLGGIDGLLHISQFSWSHIESPSDVLNIGDTIEAKIIKMQKEKISLSMKALQENPINKVYDELQEGQVVNCKVLRNLPFGSFVEIKSGVEGLIPISEMARGRRIATPDEVVKEGDLVEAQILKVNREKKKISLSMKRLQPDPWDTLQQQFSENDIVNGVIENIASFGVFIRITEGITGLLPNVKLKVAGEKISKDNIGQEYKVRIVKIDPVQKRVSLEPSSMPESVTETKDDWNKYKKHKPKKNEVIEDNPFSHL, from the coding sequence ATGGAAAAAGTCGATGAAAAAATCGAAAAAAATGAAGAAGTAACTGCATCCACTGAGGAGCAAAACGTAGAAAAACAGGAAGCGGTAGAAACAAAACCTGAAGAGAAACAAGAAACTCAGGAAGCTCCTGTTGAAGAAAAAAAAGAAGCTGCAGAAGAACCAGAAAAAGAAAAAAAAGAAGCTGCTGAAAAACCTGTAGAAACAAAAGAAACAAACAAAGAAATCACCGAAGATAAAACTGAAGAGACCAAAAAAATCACCGAAAATAAAACTGAAGAAACCAGAGAAGTCGCAGAAGAAAAAGCAGAAATGGAAACTGAGGAAAAGACTGAAACAGCTGAAGAAGAATCTGAAGACATTGAATTCGAACACATGTTGGAAGAATCTCTGGCAAACATTCAGGAATTGGAAGTAGGCGATAAAGTTACTGGTGAAATCATCAACATAACTGACTCTTTTATTTTTGTTACTTTGGGTGGCAAGCGTGATGCTTATGCAGAGAAAGCTGATTACACCGATAAAAAAGGGAAGCTTAAATATGAAGTTGGCGATAAACTGAGTGGATATATTGTAAAATATTCTGAAACTGAAACACTCATCGCCAAGAGTCTTCTTACTGTAAATCTGCGAGTTTTGGAAGAAGCTTATGAAGGTAAAATTCCTATTCGCGGCAAAGTAACTTCTCTTACAAAAGGTGGATATAATATTGATGTTTCTGGCATCAGAGTATTTTGTCCACTTTCTCATATCGATGCAAAAATGGTTGTAGATCCGCAACAATTCATCGGTGAAACATTTGATTTTCAAATAATCGACTTCAAAGATAATGGCAGAAACATTGTAGTTTCCCGCAAAGTTATTTTGGAAGAAGAATTAAATAAAAAGAAAAAAGAAACACTGGCTAAATTAGAAGTCGGCAGTGTTGTTCAAGGAAAAGTAACTCGACTTACCAGTTTTGGAGCATTTGTCGATCTGGGTGGAATTGATGGTCTATTACATATTTCTCAATTCTCCTGGTCTCATATCGAATCACCATCCGACGTTTTAAATATTGGCGATACAATCGAAGCAAAGATCATCAAAATGCAGAAAGAAAAGATCTCACTCAGCATGAAAGCTTTGCAGGAAAATCCAATTAACAAAGTTTATGATGAATTGCAGGAAGGTCAGGTAGTAAATTGCAAAGTACTTCGCAATTTACCTTTCGGCTCTTTTGTAGAGATCAAATCTGGCGTAGAAGGCCTGATTCCAATTAGTGAGATGGCTCGCGGACGTCGAATTGCTACTCCTGATGAAGTTGTAAAAGAAGGCGATCTGGTAGAAGCTCAGATCTTGAAAGTAAATCGTGAGAAGAAGAAAATTTCACTTTCCATGAAAAGATTGCAGCCCGATCCCTGGGATACATTGCAGCAGCAATTTTCTGAAAATGATATAGTAAATGGTGTGATAGAAAATATTGCCAGTTTTGGTGTTTTCATCAGGATTACCGAAGGTATTACAGGTCTTCTTCCAAATGTAAAATTGAAAGTTGCCGGAGAGAAAATTTCTAAAGACAATATTGGTCAGGAATATAAAGTTCGCATCGTCAAGATCGATCCTGTTCAAAAACGTGTTTCTCTGGAACCTTCCAGCATGCCGGAATCTGTAACCGAAACCAAAGATGACTGGAACAAATATAAAAAACACAAACCGAAGAAAAACGAAGTAATTGAAGATAATCCTTTCTCGCACTTGTAA
- a CDS encoding DUF47 family protein, which translates to MNSIFSRSKDLQASMDSYIDRVEKAALIMLEGLKAYMNDKFDRFEEYCTDLIELESKADTLRRDIKYKIYTHMLIPESRGDVLGVLETLDDVIDRAEKVMEDFSIEKPEIPKKMKEDFLELIELSYKAMYELAKGARAFFTELKLVNDYVNKVHFYEHEADKVEKALKIKIFSGEEISDLARKNSLRYYTEKIALISDESESVAERLAIYAIKRRM; encoded by the coding sequence TTGAATAGTATATTTTCCAGATCCAAAGATTTGCAAGCTTCCATGGATAGTTATATCGATAGAGTGGAGAAAGCGGCACTTATTATGTTGGAGGGCTTGAAAGCATATATGAACGATAAATTTGATCGATTCGAAGAGTATTGCACCGATCTTATCGAATTGGAATCGAAAGCGGATACTTTACGTCGAGATATCAAATATAAAATTTATACTCACATGCTCATTCCGGAATCACGCGGTGATGTGTTGGGAGTTTTGGAAACGCTCGACGATGTTATCGATAGAGCTGAAAAAGTTATGGAAGATTTTTCCATCGAAAAACCTGAAATTCCCAAAAAAATGAAAGAAGATTTCCTGGAGCTGATAGAACTTTCCTACAAAGCGATGTATGAACTGGCAAAAGGCGCCAGAGCCTTCTTTACCGAATTGAAACTAGTGAACGATTATGTGAATAAAGTGCACTTTTATGAACATGAAGCAGACAAGGTGGAAAAAGCTCTGAAAATCAAAATTTTCAGTGGTGAAGAAATTAGCGATCTTGCCAGAAAAAATAGTCTGCGTTATTATACCGAAAAGATAGCTCTTATTTCTGATGAATCGGAATCGGTGGCGGAAAGACTGGCTATTTATGCCATAAAACGAAGAATGTGA
- a CDS encoding inorganic phosphate transporter, translating to MIKILFYLSSGLFLGWSLGANDAANIFGTAVGTKMLRFRTAAIVCSIFVILGAVISGSGASHTLGKLGAIDTMAGAFIVALAAAVTVFWMTKTGIPVSTSQSIVGAIIGWNFFSETATDLSALSKILGTWIFSPVLAALFAFIIFHIFRMIMENSKIHLIRLDSMTRTGLIIAGIFGSYSLGANNIANVMGVFVKSSPFTDISISGVLHFGGIQQLFLLGGIAIAAGVFTYSKKVMFTVGSGIFKLSPISALVVVLASSIVLFLFASQDLKNLMISMGLPSLPLVPVSSSQAVVGAVMGISLAKGGKNLNFRILGRISLGWITTPVASAIIAYIALFFMQNVFMQRVFLP from the coding sequence ATGATTAAAATCCTGTTTTATCTTTCCAGTGGATTATTCCTGGGCTGGAGTTTGGGTGCCAACGATGCCGCAAATATTTTTGGAACTGCAGTTGGTACAAAAATGCTGCGTTTTCGTACTGCTGCAATTGTCTGCAGCATTTTCGTTATTCTGGGTGCGGTTATTAGTGGCTCTGGAGCTTCACATACTTTGGGAAAACTGGGTGCGATCGATACGATGGCTGGAGCTTTTATCGTGGCCCTGGCTGCTGCTGTCACCGTTTTCTGGATGACGAAAACAGGCATTCCTGTTTCTACTTCGCAGTCAATCGTAGGCGCAATTATCGGTTGGAATTTCTTTTCGGAAACGGCTACCGACCTTTCTGCACTTTCCAAAATTCTGGGAACCTGGATTTTTTCTCCTGTTTTAGCAGCTCTGTTTGCTTTCATAATTTTTCATATTTTCAGGATGATCATGGAAAATTCTAAAATACATCTTATTCGCTTGGATTCAATGACTCGTACGGGATTGATAATAGCAGGAATTTTCGGTTCTTACAGTTTGGGAGCGAATAATATTGCCAACGTGATGGGAGTTTTTGTGAAATCATCGCCTTTCACGGATATCTCAATTTCGGGAGTACTACATTTTGGAGGAATTCAACAATTATTTTTATTAGGCGGAATTGCTATTGCTGCTGGTGTATTTACTTATTCCAAAAAAGTTATGTTTACCGTCGGTTCAGGAATTTTTAAACTTTCTCCTATCTCGGCTTTAGTAGTTGTTTTAGCAAGTTCCATCGTACTTTTTCTTTTTGCGTCACAAGATCTTAAAAATCTAATGATCTCAATGGGGTTGCCGTCGCTTCCTCTGGTTCCTGTTTCCAGTTCTCAGGCAGTTGTTGGTGCTGTGATGGGAATCAGTTTGGCAAAAGGCGGAAAAAATCTAAACTTCAGAATTCTGGGAAGAATAAGCCTGGGTTGGATAACGACGCCGGTTGCTTCTGCGATAATTGCTTATATTGCGCTTTTCTTTATGCAGAATGTTTTTATGCAAAGGGTATTTCTGCCGTAA
- a CDS encoding asparagine synthetase B: MKYILVMLLISLAFSLNAEILIPMDLTQTNHLKAYGIAFTALQKQLTVKWLLNYRGGSWIIPSSQEIEGLCNIRGVSYEIISGGEIASITAEIEKENMDIVVLEKEPEIAIYAPPNAQPWDDAVTLALTYAEIEYETIFDEEVLSGSLDKYDWVHLHHEDFTGQYGKFYASFRNSAWYQEDVRINEEISAKLGFDKVWKLKHAVVEKIREYVKNGGFLFAMCAATDTFDIALSARNVDICDSIFDGDGMDPNYQQKLDFTRTFAFQDFTLITNPYQYEFSSIDASDYARLRGAEADYFSLFDFSAKYDPVPTMLTQCHTNMINGFLGQTTSFHKQYVKNSVIILGEVPEMEEVKYLHGNFGKGTFTFYGGHDPEDYQHKIGDPETVLDLHKNSPGYRLILNNILFPAAEKKKLKT; encoded by the coding sequence ATGAAATATATTTTAGTCATGTTATTAATCAGTCTGGCATTTTCATTGAATGCAGAGATACTCATCCCGATGGACTTGACGCAAACCAACCATTTAAAAGCTTATGGAATTGCTTTTACAGCCTTGCAGAAACAACTCACTGTAAAATGGCTACTGAATTATCGCGGAGGTTCGTGGATCATTCCATCTTCACAGGAAATTGAAGGATTGTGCAATATTCGCGGAGTAAGTTATGAGATAATTTCCGGCGGTGAAATTGCATCGATCACAGCAGAAATTGAAAAAGAAAACATGGATATAGTTGTTTTGGAAAAAGAACCGGAAATAGCTATTTATGCTCCTCCAAACGCTCAACCCTGGGATGATGCAGTTACTCTGGCTCTTACTTATGCCGAAATAGAATACGAAACCATTTTTGATGAAGAAGTTCTTTCCGGCAGTTTGGATAAATACGATTGGGTACATCTGCATCATGAAGATTTTACAGGACAATATGGAAAATTTTATGCCAGTTTTCGTAACTCGGCCTGGTATCAGGAAGACGTAAGGATAAATGAAGAAATTTCTGCAAAACTTGGTTTTGATAAAGTTTGGAAATTGAAGCATGCTGTAGTTGAAAAAATTCGTGAATATGTAAAAAATGGTGGATTCCTTTTTGCGATGTGCGCTGCTACAGATACTTTCGATATAGCTTTATCAGCCAGAAATGTGGATATCTGCGATTCAATTTTTGATGGTGATGGCATGGATCCGAATTATCAACAGAAATTAGATTTTACCCGTACTTTTGCTTTCCAGGATTTTACCTTGATCACCAATCCGTACCAATATGAATTTTCCAGCATTGATGCCAGTGATTATGCTAGATTACGGGGTGCAGAAGCAGATTATTTTTCGCTCTTTGATTTCTCGGCAAAATACGACCCTGTTCCCACCATGCTTACTCAATGTCATACAAATATGATCAATGGATTTTTAGGTCAAACGACTTCCTTTCACAAGCAATATGTAAAAAACAGCGTGATAATTCTGGGTGAAGTTCCAGAAATGGAAGAAGTAAAATATCTGCACGGAAACTTTGGGAAAGGAACTTTTACATTTTATGGTGGTCACGATCCGGAAGATTATCAGCATAAGATCGGCGATCCTGAAACTGTATTGGACCTGCACAAAAATTCACCAGGCTACAGATTGATTTTGAATAATATTCTATTTCCCGCAGCGGAGAAGAAAAAACTGAAAACATAA
- the hemW gene encoding radical SAM family heme chaperone HemW — protein MKNSSNSIEHVYIHVPFCLQKCGYCSFYSEVFSIESKQKYLKSLLKEIELFHQQFEIKPKTIYFGGGTPSLLSNKEINSILRQFDLSQIEEITLEANPVTLTEDYSKALSITPVNRISLGIQSFDDKELKLLGRLHKTKQAEFAIKILRENGFSNISFDLIYGLPNQKIADLKFSIEKFIELDPKHISTYCLSLDENVPLFSKRDKIPADDKVSESYFLIREKLLEADYHQYEISNFAKPGFESKHNLCYWNDKFYLALGPAASGYLPFKNEMIRHTAPSDLNRYIDQIKQKIICGNYQKISREDHEKEFIFLAFRKTEGLNLTEFHNKFKIDFTKKYKLIIEKYLKQNLLAIESDFIRLSPEAYFVSNEILAEFM, from the coding sequence TTGAAAAATAGCTCTAACTCAATCGAGCACGTTTACATTCACGTGCCGTTCTGCCTGCAGAAATGCGGGTATTGCTCTTTTTATTCGGAAGTTTTTTCTATTGAAAGCAAACAGAAATATCTAAAATCACTTCTGAAGGAAATTGAGTTATTTCATCAACAATTCGAGATAAAACCAAAAACCATCTATTTCGGTGGTGGAACACCTTCCCTGCTTTCAAATAAAGAGATCAATTCGATTCTGAGGCAATTCGATCTTTCTCAAATTGAAGAGATAACTTTAGAAGCAAACCCCGTAACACTTACAGAAGATTATTCGAAAGCACTTTCTATAACTCCAGTCAATCGTATCAGTTTGGGAATTCAATCGTTTGATGATAAGGAATTAAAATTATTAGGAAGATTGCACAAGACAAAGCAAGCAGAATTTGCTATTAAAATTTTAAGAGAAAATGGATTTAGTAATATTTCTTTTGATTTGATTTATGGCCTTCCCAACCAGAAAATTGCAGATTTGAAATTTTCAATTGAGAAATTCATAGAACTTGATCCAAAGCATATTTCCACTTATTGTCTTAGTTTAGATGAGAATGTACCCTTGTTTTCAAAACGTGATAAAATTCCTGCTGATGATAAAGTCTCTGAATCCTACTTTTTGATTCGAGAAAAATTATTGGAAGCAGATTATCATCAATACGAGATTTCAAATTTTGCTAAACCTGGTTTTGAATCTAAACACAATTTATGTTATTGGAATGATAAATTTTATCTTGCTCTGGGCCCTGCTGCTTCGGGATATCTACCTTTCAAAAACGAAATGATCCGGCACACAGCTCCTTCTGATCTAAACAGATATATCGATCAGATCAAACAGAAAATTATTTGCGGGAATTATCAGAAGATCAGTCGGGAAGATCATGAAAAAGAATTTATTTTTCTGGCTTTTCGCAAAACTGAAGGTTTGAACCTGACAGAATTTCATAATAAGTTTAAAATTGATTTCACGAAAAAGTACAAATTAATCATTGAAAAATATTTGAAACAAAATTTGCTGGCAATAGAGAGTGATTTTATCAGGTTATCACCTGAAGCCTATTTCGTTTCAAACGAAATTCTGGCAGAGTTTATGTAA
- the rph gene encoding ribonuclease PH codes for MTKRKTKITRNYLMHPAGSVLIETGNTKVICTVMIEENIPFFLREADPPQGWLTAEYSMLPGAPNHRFRRERGKTNSRSTEIQRLIGRALRAVVDMTKFSGITVNIDCDVLQADGGTRTAAITGACVALCDAFSKLLKDGLIEENPLREMIAAISVGIVDGEPVLDLDYEKDSQADVDMNVVMTESGKFVEIQGTAEAAPFDDSELKIMLKAAKTGIKQLIKEQKKALEK; via the coding sequence ATGACAAAACGCAAAACAAAAATTACCAGGAATTATCTGATGCACCCGGCAGGATCTGTGCTGATAGAAACAGGAAACACAAAAGTGATCTGTACTGTGATGATAGAAGAGAATATTCCATTTTTCCTGCGGGAAGCCGATCCGCCACAAGGTTGGCTGACAGCAGAATACAGTATGCTGCCTGGAGCTCCAAATCACCGTTTTCGTCGTGAACGCGGGAAAACTAATAGTCGTTCAACCGAAATTCAAAGATTGATTGGCAGAGCATTGCGCGCAGTTGTTGACATGACCAAATTTTCTGGAATTACTGTAAACATAGATTGTGATGTTTTGCAAGCTGACGGTGGAACCAGAACAGCAGCTATCACAGGAGCGTGTGTGGCACTTTGTGATGCTTTTTCCAAACTACTGAAAGATGGTTTGATCGAAGAAAATCCACTGAGAGAAATGATCGCAGCTATCAGCGTGGGAATCGTAGATGGAGAACCTGTTCTTGATTTGGATTATGAAAAAGATTCGCAAGCTGATGTGGATATGAATGTAGTAATGACGGAAAGTGGAAAATTTGTGGAAATTCAGGGAACTGCCGAAGCTGCACCATTCGATGATTCTGAACTCAAAATTATGCTGAAAGCTGCCAAAACAGGCATTAAACAACTTATCAAAGAACAGAAAAAAGCTCTTGAAAAATAG
- a CDS encoding NYN domain-containing protein, producing the protein MKTIVYIDGFNFYYLTLKRSKYKWLDFKSLFEKLLSQNDIIKIKYFTAHVSGKFDKDKPKRQHNYLNALKVHIPEIEIIKGHFQTHVVNMPKASNPKQKINVLKTEEKCTDVSLAVHLVNDGWKGLYDCAVVPSNDGDLLEAMKIVHDELRLCVGLVTPRKARISKSLPKYSTFQKRIGNNLLRNSQLPDPIPDTDIFKPKEW; encoded by the coding sequence ATGAAAACAATAGTATATATTGATGGATTTAATTTTTACTATCTAACTTTAAAAAGGTCAAAATACAAATGGCTTGATTTTAAATCTTTATTCGAAAAGTTGTTATCTCAAAATGACATCATTAAAATCAAATATTTTACTGCTCATGTTTCAGGAAAATTTGATAAAGATAAGCCTAAAAGACAGCATAATTATTTGAATGCGCTGAAAGTACATATACCAGAAATTGAAATCATTAAAGGACATTTCCAAACACATGTAGTTAATATGCCAAAAGCTTCAAATCCAAAACAAAAAATTAATGTTCTAAAAACTGAAGAGAAATGTACAGATGTAAGTTTAGCTGTTCATCTTGTTAATGATGGATGGAAGGGTCTATATGATTGTGCAGTTGTGCCTTCAAATGATGGTGATCTTTTAGAAGCAATGAAAATTGTACACGATGAATTAAGATTATGTGTAGGTCTGGTTACACCGAGAAAAGCAAGAATTTCAAAATCATTACCAAAATATTCAACATTCCAGAAAAGAATAGGGAATAATCTTTTAAGGAACAGTCAATTACCAGATCCGATTCCAGATACTGATATCTTTAAACCTAAAGAATGGTAA
- a CDS encoding uracil-xanthine permease family protein: MKDLNGKNIVMGLQHTFVMFGATVLVPLLTGLDVGVTLFAAGVGTLLFHIITKFQVPVFLGSSFAFIPGIIAVATSEGGSLPEALGGIFVAGFLYVIVAIIFRFVNVEILHRILPPHVTGPMIVLIGLILAPVAIENSNGTYSANIVDKIGVNGCWLVALVTFAAAVFIKIYFEKIGKKFISMLPVLLSLIIGYIFSIILGIVDFTTIQEAAWFGLPSFSLPVFTGHSISIIVPIAIVTIVEHFGDVLAIGNVVEKDFIAKPGIHRTLLGDGLATSLSALIGGPANTTYSENTGAVALTGVYNPLIMRIAACFAILLSFIPKFTAIISTIPAPVIGGISILLFGMISSIGIKNMVDHKVDFTNPKILMISAVMLVLGLGGAEFKIGKFELSGLGLAAIIGIILNLILNFRKVKK; this comes from the coding sequence ATGAAAGATTTGAACGGCAAAAACATTGTGATGGGTTTGCAGCACACTTTTGTTATGTTTGGCGCAACAGTTTTAGTTCCATTGCTGACAGGCTTAGATGTTGGAGTTACTTTATTTGCAGCCGGTGTGGGAACTTTACTTTTTCATATTATAACCAAGTTTCAGGTTCCGGTATTTCTAGGATCGTCATTTGCTTTTATTCCGGGAATTATTGCTGTAGCCACATCAGAAGGTGGGTCTTTGCCGGAAGCTCTGGGTGGAATTTTCGTAGCAGGATTTTTGTATGTTATCGTAGCAATAATTTTCCGATTTGTGAATGTGGAAATCCTACATAGAATTTTACCACCTCATGTAACTGGACCCATGATAGTTCTGATAGGTTTGATCCTGGCTCCTGTAGCAATTGAGAACTCTAATGGAACTTATTCTGCAAATATCGTTGATAAGATCGGAGTGAACGGCTGCTGGCTGGTTGCTCTTGTCACTTTTGCTGCTGCAGTTTTCATCAAAATATATTTTGAGAAGATCGGGAAGAAGTTTATCTCGATGCTGCCTGTTCTGCTTTCACTTATCATTGGCTATATATTTTCCATTATTCTGGGAATTGTTGATTTTACGACAATTCAAGAAGCTGCCTGGTTTGGACTTCCCAGTTTTTCATTACCTGTATTTACTGGTCATTCAATTTCAATAATCGTGCCAATTGCGATCGTGACGATCGTGGAACATTTTGGTGATGTTCTGGCTATTGGAAATGTAGTTGAAAAAGATTTCATCGCCAAACCTGGAATTCACAGAACACTTTTGGGAGATGGCTTAGCAACATCTCTTTCTGCACTTATCGGTGGTCCAGCCAATACAACATACAGCGAAAATACAGGAGCTGTTGCATTAACGGGAGTTTATAATCCACTGATTATGCGCATTGCAGCCTGCTTTGCTATCCTGCTTTCTTTCATTCCCAAATTTACAGCAATTATCTCTACCATTCCCGCTCCCGTAATTGGTGGAATTTCCATTTTATTGTTTGGAATGATCTCGTCGATCGGCATTAAAAATATGGTGGATCACAAAGTTGATTTCACCAATCCAAAGATATTGATGATAAGTGCTGTGATGCTGGTTTTAGGACTTGGTGGAGCAGAATTTAAAATTGGAAAATTTGAATTGAGCGGACTTGGATTAGCTGCTATAATTGGAATTATTTTAAATCTGATCTTAAATTTTAGAAAGGTGAAAAAATAA
- a CDS encoding ATP-binding protein — protein sequence MKRIQKEFMKNDLKKKMVFLVGPRQVGKTWLAKEISKDYEHPLYMNYDSIKDREIIREESWRPNVDLLIFDEIHKMPGWKNYLKGIYDNKPEDLHILVTGSARLDSFRQSGDSLTGRFFIHHLLPFSYQESLTDQKFSLDFLIGRGGFPEPLLAEDMEEVERWRTLYIDSLIREDILDFENIQKLKTMKTLITLLQNRVGAPLSYLSLAQDLDKSPHTIKKYIQILESLYIIFLITPYSRNIARSLKKEPKLYFFDTGMVIGDEGVIFENYLAVSLLKHCQHLLDTRGINARLQYIRTKEKKEVDFCLVEDDVPILLLEAKTSDESISNSLWYFHDKYKIPAAQVVRYLKKERLKNKIAIRKAESYLSELSI from the coding sequence ATGAAAAGAATTCAAAAAGAATTTATGAAAAATGACCTGAAAAAGAAAATGGTCTTTCTGGTCGGACCGCGTCAAGTTGGTAAAACCTGGTTGGCAAAAGAGATTTCCAAAGATTATGAACATCCTCTGTATATGAATTATGACAGCATAAAAGATCGGGAAATTATCAGGGAAGAAAGCTGGCGTCCCAACGTAGATCTTCTTATCTTCGATGAAATTCACAAAATGCCCGGCTGGAAAAATTATCTGAAAGGCATCTATGATAATAAGCCAGAGGATTTGCATATACTTGTAACCGGTAGTGCACGGCTGGATTCATTTCGCCAAAGCGGTGATTCGCTGACGGGAAGGTTTTTTATTCATCATTTGCTTCCATTCAGTTATCAAGAATCTCTGACCGATCAAAAATTTTCTTTGGATTTTCTCATCGGCCGTGGAGGATTTCCCGAGCCATTACTGGCAGAAGATATGGAAGAAGTAGAACGCTGGAGAACATTATATATCGATAGTCTCATTAGAGAAGATATTCTGGACTTCGAAAATATTCAGAAACTTAAAACTATGAAGACCTTGATAACGCTGTTGCAGAATAGGGTGGGAGCGCCTTTATCATATCTTTCATTAGCTCAAGATCTCGATAAATCTCCTCATACCATAAAAAAATATATCCAGATTCTTGAATCATTATACATCATTTTCCTGATAACTCCGTATTCCAGAAATATCGCACGATCGTTGAAAAAAGAACCCAAATTGTATTTTTTTGATACTGGAATGGTAATTGGAGACGAAGGTGTAATATTTGAGAATTATCTGGCAGTTTCCTTGCTGAAACATTGTCAGCATCTCTTGGATACAAGAGGAATTAATGCCAGACTTCAGTATATTAGAACCAAAGAGAAAAAGGAAGTTGATTTCTGTCTTGTGGAAGATGATGTCCCAATTTTATTATTGGAAGCAAAAACATCTGATGAATCGATCAGCAATTCACTCTGGTATTTTCATGATAAATATAAAATTCCAGCAGCTCAAGTGGTTAGATATTTGAAAAAAGAAAGATTGAAGAATAAGATAGCAATCCGCAAAGCGGAATCATATTTATCAGAACTTTCGATATGA